In Streptomyces qaidamensis, one DNA window encodes the following:
- a CDS encoding YceI family protein, whose product MNLFNRVVPSRRQAQLPPQRPVGAPASSTAVLPDPNLADLSGEWVVDPAHSRIGFSVRHAMVTTVRGCFLEYESRLYFDAYDPTRSRADITLFTASVDTGVEQRDAHLVGRDFLDAATYPRMRFTSTGVQQTGPDLFSMSGELTIKGVSRPVVLDMTYIGNVTDPFGYDRVGFDGTTTINRSDWGLTYNSRLAEGGAMVSEKVRLQLDIAAIRTAPSGG is encoded by the coding sequence ATGAACCTGTTCAACCGCGTTGTGCCGTCCCGCCGGCAGGCACAGCTCCCCCCACAGCGCCCCGTCGGCGCACCGGCATCCTCCACCGCCGTGCTGCCGGACCCCAACCTGGCCGACCTGTCCGGTGAATGGGTCGTCGACCCCGCGCACAGCAGGATCGGCTTCTCCGTCCGGCACGCCATGGTGACCACCGTGCGCGGTTGTTTCCTGGAGTACGAAAGTCGGCTCTACTTCGACGCGTACGACCCCACACGGTCACGGGCCGACATCACTCTGTTCACCGCGAGTGTGGATACCGGTGTGGAACAACGCGACGCGCACTTGGTCGGCCGTGACTTCCTCGACGCCGCGACCTATCCGCGGATGCGCTTCACGAGCACGGGGGTGCAGCAGACGGGCCCCGACCTGTTCAGCATGTCGGGGGAACTGACCATCAAGGGGGTCTCCCGTCCCGTCGTACTCGACATGACCTATATCGGGAATGTCACCGACCCCTTCGGCTACGACCGGGTCGGTTTCGACGGCACCACCACCATCAACCGCTCCGACTGGGGCCTGACGTACAACAGCAGGCTGGCCGAGGGCGGCGCGATGGTGAGCGAGAAGGTGCGCCTGCAGCTCGACATCGCCGCCATCCGTACGGCGCCCTCGGGCGGCTGA
- a CDS encoding carbonic anhydrase → MNTDSAAHRGAGRAPHPFAAARPTTGGTVRRTLLRTALTGAAALGAGLGAARPAAAATPTRDTEPRPATLTRDTRPRPATPADALRELAAGNRRWRAFRERHPHEDPALRRTLATGQHPFAVVLGCIDSRVPPELVFDQGLGDLMTVRTAGEVLDEAVLGSVAYGVLELAIPLVVVLGHQSCGAVRAAVEAEESGTKLPAHMQYLVDQIGPAIDRGKEGDARIDATVSANVRLVRSRLAAEPELAARIGTGKLAVVGARYELSTQAVHRLA, encoded by the coding sequence GTGAACACAGATTCCGCTGCCCACAGAGGCGCCGGCCGCGCACCGCACCCCTTCGCCGCCGCACGGCCCACCACCGGCGGTACCGTCCGCCGCACCCTGCTGCGCACCGCCCTGACGGGGGCCGCAGCGCTCGGGGCGGGCCTCGGCGCCGCCCGGCCGGCTGCCGCCGCCACCCCCACCCGTGACACCGAGCCGAGGCCCGCCACCCTCACCAGGGACACCCGGCCGAGGCCCGCCACTCCCGCCGATGCCCTGCGGGAGCTGGCCGCGGGCAACCGCCGCTGGCGCGCCTTCCGGGAACGCCACCCGCACGAGGACCCCGCCCTGCGCCGGACGCTGGCCACCGGCCAGCACCCCTTCGCGGTCGTCCTCGGCTGCATCGACTCGCGCGTGCCCCCGGAGCTCGTCTTCGACCAGGGCCTCGGCGACCTGATGACCGTGCGCACCGCAGGCGAGGTGCTGGACGAGGCCGTCCTCGGCAGCGTCGCCTACGGCGTACTGGAACTCGCCATACCCCTGGTCGTCGTCCTCGGACACCAGTCGTGCGGCGCGGTCCGGGCCGCCGTCGAGGCGGAGGAGTCAGGGACGAAACTGCCCGCCCACATGCAGTACCTCGTCGACCAGATAGGCCCGGCCATCGACCGCGGCAAGGAAGGGGACGCCCGGATCGACGCGACCGTGAGCGCCAACGTCCGGCTCGTACGCTCCCGGCTGGCCGCGGAACCCGAACTGGCCGCCAGGATCGGCACGGGCAAGCTGGCGGTCGTCGGTGCCCGTTACGAACTGTCCACCCAGGCGGTCCACCGCCTGGCCTGA
- a CDS encoding VanW family protein, with amino-acid sequence MRPRTTLVPRITSLPPVALAGGALAVGAGGLYLAGLLLAGGQIDSGTTVRGVDIGGLSRTEAVRKLERELSVAGARELPVKVGDRTGRVDPERAGLSYDVEETVDRAARTGADPVSVFGGFFRSGGDIEPVVNLDEDEARSALGRLAKGLDQKVRDGGVAFDGGRVKTVTPRTGYALDVNAALRPLRDSFLRGDTRTATPLPTRETRPRVTAGEVERAVRTFAEPAVSGPVTLTAAGRRFTVGQEALGEHLTMRPDGSGELRPKLDVKGLRAESSVAGPLDDITTTAENAKLRPEGDKAVVAEDATVGRSVTDKALGKAVLPLLTASGAARSGEVEVRETRPEVTRENAAELGLTEKMSSFTVHFEPAEYRTKNIGRAVELINGSVVRPDETWSFNRTVGERTEANGFMDGIIILDDKFTKASGGGVSSVATTVYNALFFAGLKPVEHGAHSFYIERYPEGREATVAWGSLDLRFANDSGKAVYIQAESTDTSVTVSFLGTRKYDEIKSVTGPRTEVKKPAKKVSDDKECVPQTPLEGFDVTVERVFYNDGREVKREPYRTHYTPRDEIVCE; translated from the coding sequence ATGCGCCCCCGTACCACCCTCGTCCCGCGCATCACCTCCCTCCCGCCCGTCGCCCTGGCCGGCGGCGCGCTGGCCGTGGGGGCCGGTGGTCTGTATCTCGCCGGGCTGCTCCTCGCGGGCGGCCAGATCGACTCCGGGACGACCGTGCGCGGGGTGGACATCGGGGGGCTGAGCCGCACGGAGGCGGTGCGGAAGCTGGAACGGGAGCTGAGCGTGGCCGGCGCCCGGGAGCTGCCCGTCAAGGTCGGGGACCGCACGGGCCGGGTCGATCCGGAGCGCGCGGGCCTCTCCTACGACGTCGAGGAGACCGTCGACCGGGCGGCGCGCACCGGCGCCGATCCGGTCAGCGTGTTCGGCGGGTTCTTCCGCTCGGGCGGCGACATCGAGCCGGTCGTGAACCTCGACGAGGACGAGGCCCGGTCAGCCCTCGGGCGGCTGGCGAAGGGCCTCGACCAGAAGGTCAGGGACGGCGGCGTCGCGTTCGACGGCGGCCGGGTGAAGACGGTCACGCCGCGGACGGGGTACGCGCTGGACGTGAACGCCGCGCTCCGGCCCCTGCGCGACTCCTTCCTGCGCGGTGACACCCGCACGGCCACTCCCCTGCCCACCCGCGAGACCCGCCCTCGGGTCACCGCCGGGGAGGTGGAGCGGGCGGTACGCACCTTCGCGGAGCCGGCCGTGTCGGGCCCCGTCACGCTCACCGCCGCAGGCCGGCGGTTCACGGTCGGCCAGGAAGCCCTGGGCGAGCATCTGACCATGCGGCCGGACGGCAGCGGCGAGCTGAGACCGAAGCTCGACGTGAAGGGGCTGCGTGCCGAGTCGTCCGTGGCCGGTCCCCTGGACGACATCACCACGACCGCCGAGAACGCGAAGCTGCGGCCGGAGGGCGACAAGGCCGTGGTCGCCGAGGATGCGACGGTGGGCCGGTCGGTCACCGACAAGGCGCTGGGCAAGGCCGTGCTGCCGCTGCTCACCGCGTCGGGCGCCGCCCGCAGCGGCGAGGTGGAGGTGCGCGAGACCCGGCCCGAGGTGACCCGCGAGAACGCCGCCGAGCTGGGGCTGACGGAGAAGATGTCCTCCTTCACCGTCCACTTCGAACCGGCCGAGTACCGCACGAAGAACATAGGCCGGGCGGTGGAACTCATCAACGGCTCCGTCGTCAGGCCGGACGAGACCTGGAGCTTCAACCGGACCGTCGGTGAGCGCACCGAGGCCAACGGCTTCATGGACGGCATCATCATCCTGGACGACAAGTTCACGAAGGCGTCCGGCGGCGGTGTCTCGTCGGTGGCGACGACTGTGTACAACGCGCTGTTCTTCGCCGGGCTCAAGCCCGTGGAGCACGGAGCGCACTCGTTCTACATCGAGCGCTACCCGGAGGGCCGCGAGGCGACGGTCGCGTGGGGCAGCCTGGATCTGCGCTTCGCCAACGACTCCGGCAAGGCCGTCTACATCCAGGCCGAGTCCACGGACACCTCCGTCACCGTCTCCTTCCTCGGCACCCGCAAGTACGACGAGATCAAGTCGGTCACAGGCCCGCGCACCGAGGTGAAGAAGCCGGCGAAGAAGGTGAGCGACGACAAGGAGTGCGTCCCGCAGACCCCGCTCGAAGGGTTCGACGTCACCGTGGAGCGGGTCTTCTACAACGACGGACGGGAAGTGAAGCGGGAGCCGTACCGCACGCACTACACGCCGCGGGACGAGATCGTCTGCGAGTGA
- a CDS encoding Fur family transcriptional regulator — MTASGNPTAAEELRGAGLRVTAARVALLEAVRDGDHLGAEAIASEVRGRVGHISVQAVYEGLHALTAAGLIRRLDPPGSPALYEGRVGDNHHHLVCRSCGSVADVDCAVGHAPCLTASDDRGFAVDEAEVIYWGLCPACSTARSS; from the coding sequence ATGACCGCATCCGGGAACCCGACCGCCGCCGAGGAGCTGCGCGGTGCCGGCCTGAGGGTGACGGCCGCCCGCGTCGCGCTGCTCGAAGCCGTACGGGACGGTGACCACCTCGGCGCCGAGGCCATCGCCTCCGAGGTGCGCGGCCGCGTGGGCCACATCAGCGTCCAAGCCGTCTACGAGGGGCTGCACGCACTCACCGCGGCGGGACTGATACGCCGCCTCGACCCACCCGGCAGCCCGGCCCTCTACGAGGGGCGGGTCGGCGACAACCACCACCACCTCGTGTGCCGGTCGTGCGGATCCGTCGCCGACGTCGACTGCGCGGTCGGCCACGCCCCCTGTTTGACCGCGTCCGACGACCGCGGCTTCGCCGTCGACGAGGCCGAGGTCATCTACTGGGGCCTGTGCCCCGCCTGCTCCACCGCTCGCAGTTCCTGA
- a CDS encoding transferase — MSTPEDRTTEEPREGGTPGAPHEGMTPGVPREGVTRGAPHLGATPSTAQATTAGPQLGSPLRADCATDIDGRITFRLPPFPGAHPRLLLRLRPKKGRSETTRHLLDLDSDRPDGHRHAVLEPHPLLDEGRWDVYLLPEPGAERRRLRPGLRDLRSLVDGHLRDRPAPVAVRIPYVTKDGFLALRAWRRTAHVEARTIDVTDRTMTVTARLHGAELHADATVRLRLRGTDTVRTLRPRTDDDARGFSFTVGPGDLADGGGGAARVWDAFVRPADGAPPIRVGRLLDDVADRKHVYVYPAIERDGSALRPYYTVDNDLAIEVT; from the coding sequence ATGAGCACTCCGGAAGACAGGACGACGGAGGAGCCGCGAGAGGGCGGGACGCCGGGCGCGCCGCACGAGGGCATGACCCCGGGCGTGCCGCGCGAAGGCGTGACGCGGGGCGCGCCTCATCTGGGCGCGACGCCGAGCACCGCGCAGGCCACGACGGCGGGCCCGCAGCTCGGCTCCCCCCTGCGCGCCGACTGCGCGACCGACATCGACGGCCGGATCACCTTCCGCCTGCCGCCGTTCCCCGGCGCACACCCCCGGCTGCTCCTGCGGCTGCGGCCCAAGAAGGGGCGCTCGGAGACGACCCGGCACCTCCTCGACCTGGACTCCGACCGGCCCGACGGCCACCGGCACGCCGTGCTGGAACCGCACCCCCTCCTCGACGAGGGCCGCTGGGACGTGTACCTGCTGCCGGAACCGGGTGCCGAGCGCCGGCGGCTGCGACCCGGCCTGCGGGATCTGCGCAGCCTCGTCGACGGCCACCTGCGCGACCGCCCCGCGCCGGTCGCGGTCAGGATCCCCTACGTCACGAAGGACGGCTTCCTCGCCCTCAGGGCATGGCGGCGCACCGCCCACGTGGAGGCCCGCACCATCGACGTCACGGACCGGACCATGACGGTCACGGCCCGTCTGCACGGCGCCGAGCTCCATGCGGACGCCACCGTGCGTCTGCGTCTGCGCGGCACCGACACCGTACGGACCCTCCGCCCCCGGACCGACGACGACGCCAGGGGCTTCTCCTTCACCGTCGGGCCCGGGGACCTGGCGGACGGCGGTGGGGGAGCGGCCCGCGTCTGGGACGCCTTCGTCCGCCCGGCGGACGGTGCACCGCCGATCAGGGTCGGCCGGCTGCTCGACGACGTGGCGGACCGCAAACACGTGTACGTCTACCCGGCGATCGAGAGGGACGGTTCCGCTCTCCGCCCCTACTACACCGTCGACAACGACCTCGCGATAGAGGTGACGTAA
- a CDS encoding glycosyltransferase family 4 protein: MKISFLIHNAYGIGGTITTTFNLAGALAERHDVEIVSALRHREDPNLVPDPRVRLRALVDLRKEADHPLHQRPAKVFPAAEYRHHQYSELTDERIGECLAALDADVVIGTRPGLNVHIARQAPQHVLRVGQEHLTLDNHSPRLRTALRRAYRRLDVITTVTQADAAAYRRKMWLPGVHVEALPNSVPDPALPPADSTAKVMIAAGRLVPVKRYDLLIEAFARVAAVHPDWQLRIYGKGEEQPRLRELIERLGMWNNVFLMGAATPMEAEWVKGSIGAAASNFEPFGMTIVEAMRCGLPVVSTDCPYGPGEIIADGTDGRLVPVGDRDALAAALLELVGDDERRRRMSRAALDNARRFAPGPVVAQAERLLEAAAAARSTGRTATPQHHRTQSALTGRGHAARDAAHAAASGVLRSIRKGRR; this comes from the coding sequence ATGAAGATCTCTTTCCTGATTCACAACGCCTACGGAATCGGAGGCACGATCACCACGACGTTCAACCTGGCGGGGGCCCTGGCCGAACGGCACGACGTGGAGATCGTCTCCGCGTTACGCCACCGGGAAGACCCCAACCTCGTCCCCGATCCACGGGTGCGGCTGCGGGCGCTGGTGGACCTGCGCAAGGAGGCGGACCATCCGCTGCACCAGAGACCGGCGAAGGTGTTCCCGGCCGCCGAGTACCGCCATCACCAGTACAGCGAGCTGACCGATGAGCGCATCGGCGAGTGCCTCGCGGCGCTCGACGCCGACGTCGTCATCGGCACCCGCCCGGGCCTCAACGTGCACATCGCCCGCCAGGCCCCGCAGCACGTCCTGCGCGTCGGACAGGAGCACCTCACGCTCGACAACCACTCGCCGCGACTGCGCACCGCCCTGCGCCGCGCCTACCGCCGCCTCGACGTGATCACCACCGTCACTCAAGCGGACGCCGCCGCCTACCGGCGCAAGATGTGGCTGCCCGGCGTCCATGTGGAGGCCCTTCCGAACAGCGTCCCCGACCCCGCCCTGCCTCCCGCCGACAGCACCGCCAAGGTGATGATCGCCGCGGGCCGCCTGGTTCCGGTCAAGCGCTACGACCTCCTCATCGAGGCGTTCGCCCGGGTCGCCGCCGTGCATCCGGACTGGCAGCTGCGCATCTACGGCAAGGGTGAGGAGCAGCCCAGGCTGCGGGAGCTCATCGAGCGGCTCGGTATGTGGAACAACGTGTTCCTGATGGGGGCCGCCACCCCCATGGAGGCCGAGTGGGTCAAGGGCTCGATCGGCGCGGCCGCGTCCAACTTCGAGCCGTTCGGCATGACCATCGTCGAGGCGATGCGCTGCGGACTGCCCGTCGTCAGCACCGACTGCCCCTACGGCCCCGGCGAGATCATCGCGGACGGCACCGACGGCAGGCTGGTACCGGTCGGGGACCGTGACGCGCTCGCCGCCGCCCTGCTGGAGCTCGTCGGCGACGACGAGCGCCGCCGCCGCATGAGCCGGGCCGCCCTGGACAACGCGCGCCGCTTCGCCCCCGGCCCCGTCGTCGCCCAGGCCGAACGCCTCCTGGAGGCCGCCGCTGCGGCCAGGAGCACCGGCCGGACGGCCACCCCGCAGCACCACCGCACCCAGAGCGCCCTTACCGGCCGCGGCCACGCCGCCCGCGACGCCGCCCACGCCGCTGCCTCCGGCGTACTGCGCTCGATACGAAAGGGACGCCGATGA
- the katG gene encoding catalase/peroxidase HPI, with the protein MTENHDAIVTDPKSEETGGGCPVAHGRALHPTQGGGNRQWWPERLNLKILAKNPEVANPLGEDFDYAEAFQGLDLAAVKRDIAEVLTSSQDWWPADFGNYGPLMVRMAWHSAGTYRISDGRGGAGAGQQRFAPLNSWPDNGNLDKARRLLWPVKKKYGQSISWADLMILTGNVALEQMGFETFGFAGGRKDVWEPEEDVYWGPETTWLDDKRYTGDRELENPLGAVQMGLIYVNPEGPNGNPDPLAAARDIRETFRRMAMNDEETVALIAGGHTFGKTHGAGPADHVGDDPEAASMEEQGLGWRSTYGTGKGGDAITSGLEVTWTSTPTQWSNGFFKNLFEFEYELEQSPAGANQWVAKDAPEIVPDAHDSSKKHRPKMLTTDLALRFDPIYEPISRRFYENPEEFADAFARAWFKLTHRDMGPKSLYLGPEVPAETLVWQDPLPEAEGETVDAGDIETLKTKLLESGLSVSQLVSTAWASASTFRGSDKRGGANGARIRLEPQRGWEVNEPDELAQVLRVLEGIQQEFNSGAKKVSLADLIVLGGTAAVEKAAKEAGFQVQVPFAAGRVDATEEHTDAESFEALEPTADGFRNYHGKGNRLPAEFLLLDRANLLTLSAPEMTVLVGGLRVLGANYQQSQLGALTKTPGSLTNDFFVNLLDLGIEWKSTTEDQTTFEGRDAATGEVKWAGSRADLVFGSNSELRALAEVYASDDAKEKFVNDFVAAWVKVMNLDRFDLV; encoded by the coding sequence ATGACTGAGAACCACGACGCGATCGTCACCGACCCCAAGTCGGAGGAAACGGGAGGCGGTTGCCCCGTGGCGCACGGCCGCGCTCTGCACCCGACCCAGGGGGGCGGCAACCGCCAGTGGTGGCCCGAGCGGCTCAACCTGAAGATCCTCGCCAAGAACCCCGAGGTGGCCAACCCCCTCGGTGAGGACTTCGACTACGCCGAGGCGTTCCAGGGTCTCGACCTCGCCGCCGTCAAACGCGACATCGCCGAGGTGCTCACCAGCTCGCAGGACTGGTGGCCGGCCGACTTCGGCAACTACGGCCCCCTGATGGTCCGTATGGCCTGGCACAGCGCGGGCACCTACCGCATCAGCGACGGCCGTGGCGGCGCCGGCGCCGGCCAGCAGCGGTTCGCCCCGCTCAACAGCTGGCCGGACAACGGCAACCTCGACAAGGCCCGCCGGCTGCTGTGGCCCGTGAAGAAGAAGTACGGCCAGTCCATCTCCTGGGCCGACCTCATGATCCTCACCGGCAACGTCGCGCTGGAGCAGATGGGCTTCGAGACCTTCGGCTTCGCCGGCGGCCGCAAGGACGTCTGGGAGCCTGAGGAGGACGTGTACTGGGGCCCCGAGACGACCTGGCTCGACGACAAGCGCTACACGGGCGACCGCGAGCTGGAGAACCCGCTCGGCGCCGTCCAGATGGGCCTCATCTACGTCAACCCCGAGGGCCCGAACGGCAACCCGGACCCGCTCGCCGCGGCCCGCGACATCCGTGAGACGTTCCGCCGCATGGCGATGAACGACGAGGAGACCGTCGCCCTGATCGCCGGCGGCCACACCTTCGGCAAGACCCACGGCGCGGGCCCGGCGGACCACGTCGGCGACGACCCCGAGGCCGCCTCCATGGAGGAGCAGGGCCTGGGCTGGCGCAGCACCTACGGCACCGGCAAGGGCGGCGACGCCATCACCTCCGGCCTGGAGGTCACCTGGACGAGCACGCCGACCCAGTGGAGCAACGGCTTCTTCAAGAACCTCTTCGAGTTCGAGTACGAGCTCGAGCAGAGCCCGGCCGGCGCCAACCAGTGGGTGGCGAAGGACGCCCCGGAGATCGTCCCGGACGCGCACGACTCCTCGAAGAAGCACCGTCCGAAGATGCTCACCACGGACTTGGCACTGCGCTTCGACCCGATCTACGAGCCCATCTCCCGCCGGTTCTACGAGAACCCCGAGGAGTTCGCGGACGCCTTCGCCCGCGCCTGGTTCAAGCTGACCCACCGTGACATGGGCCCGAAGTCCCTGTACCTCGGCCCGGAGGTGCCGGCGGAGACGCTGGTGTGGCAGGACCCGCTGCCGGAGGCCGAGGGCGAGACCGTCGACGCCGGCGACATCGAGACCCTCAAGACCAAGCTCCTGGAGTCGGGTCTGTCCGTCTCGCAGCTGGTGTCCACCGCCTGGGCCTCGGCGTCCACCTTCCGCGGCAGCGACAAGCGCGGCGGCGCCAACGGCGCCCGTATCCGCCTGGAGCCGCAGCGCGGCTGGGAGGTCAACGAGCCCGACGAGCTGGCGCAGGTCCTGCGGGTCCTGGAGGGCATCCAGCAGGAGTTCAACTCCGGCGCCAAGAAGGTCTCCCTGGCCGACCTGATCGTCCTCGGCGGCACCGCCGCCGTCGAGAAGGCCGCCAAGGAAGCCGGCTTCCAGGTGCAGGTTCCCTTCGCCGCGGGCCGTGTGGACGCGACGGAGGAGCACACCGACGCCGAGTCGTTCGAGGCGCTGGAGCCGACCGCCGACGGGTTCCGGAACTACCACGGCAAGGGCAACCGCCTGCCGGCCGAGTTCCTGCTGCTGGACCGGGCGAACCTGCTCACCCTGAGCGCCCCCGAGATGACCGTCCTGGTCGGCGGCCTGCGGGTGCTGGGCGCCAACTACCAGCAGTCCCAGCTCGGCGCCCTCACCAAGACGCCCGGCTCGCTGACCAACGACTTCTTCGTCAACCTGCTCGACCTGGGCATCGAGTGGAAGTCGACGACCGAGGACCAGACCACGTTCGAGGGCCGCGACGCCGCCACCGGCGAGGTCAAGTGGGCCGGCTCCCGCGCCGACCTGGTCTTCGGCTCGAACTCCGAGCTGCGCGCCCTGGCCGAGGTCTACGCGAGCGACGACGCGAAGGAGAAGTTCGTCAACGACTTCGTCGCGGCGTGGGTCAAGGTCATGAACCTGGACCGGTTCGACCTGGTCTGA
- a CDS encoding MASE1 domain-containing protein: MVGSQDLRKPVVVALQTPAVAACYYGSAQLGLLRELVVEGAVVTPIWPPTGVSVACLLLLGLRCWPGIALGAFFVILSLTSLTPSALCVLAGNTAAPVVGYLLLRRAGFRTDLARLRDGLALVFLGAFTAMLIGATTGAGTLLATDRIEPSGFWAVWLAWWVGDAMGVLIVTPVLLLLSRVRLPLPLSRWKEAVGLTVIACCLVPLAARSSVSLLFLVYPLLIWAALRFQLAGSLLCALFASVMTTVAATDRVGPFERISRVEVMMKLQAFNGAMALTALILSSVITEQIYTRRSVERACQELVEVLEHLTAGEAADGRAPLEDRGPGRRE; encoded by the coding sequence GTGGTGGGTAGCCAGGATCTGCGCAAGCCGGTCGTCGTCGCTCTGCAGACGCCGGCCGTCGCCGCCTGCTACTACGGGTCGGCGCAGCTGGGGCTGTTGCGGGAACTGGTCGTCGAAGGCGCGGTCGTCACCCCCATCTGGCCGCCCACCGGCGTCTCGGTGGCCTGCCTGCTCCTTCTCGGGCTGCGCTGCTGGCCCGGTATCGCCCTGGGCGCCTTCTTCGTCATCCTCTCCCTCACCTCCCTGACGCCGTCCGCTCTCTGCGTCCTGGCGGGCAACACGGCCGCCCCCGTCGTCGGTTACCTGCTGCTGCGACGGGCCGGCTTCCGCACCGATCTCGCCCGGCTGCGGGACGGGCTGGCCCTGGTCTTCCTCGGCGCGTTCACCGCGATGCTGATCGGCGCGACCACCGGCGCCGGCACCCTGCTCGCCACCGACAGGATCGAACCGTCCGGCTTCTGGGCGGTCTGGCTGGCCTGGTGGGTGGGTGACGCCATGGGCGTGCTCATCGTCACGCCGGTACTGCTCCTGCTGTCCCGGGTGCGCCTGCCGCTGCCCTTGTCGCGCTGGAAGGAGGCCGTGGGGCTCACCGTCATCGCCTGCTGCCTCGTACCCCTGGCCGCGCGCAGCTCCGTCAGTCTGCTGTTCCTCGTCTATCCCCTGCTGATCTGGGCGGCTCTGCGGTTCCAGCTGGCCGGCAGCCTGCTGTGCGCGCTGTTCGCCTCCGTCATGACCACGGTGGCCGCGACCGACCGGGTGGGGCCGTTCGAACGAATCAGCCGGGTCGAGGTGATGATGAAGCTGCAGGCCTTCAACGGGGCGATGGCACTCACCGCCCTGATCCTGTCCTCAGTGATCACCGAGCAGATCTACACACGGCGCTCCGTGGAGCGCGCCTGCCAGGAACTGGTCGAGGTCCTGGAACATCTGACCGCGGGCGAGGCGGCGGACGGCCGGGCTCCGCTGGAGGACCGCGGGCCCGGGCGGCGGGAGTGA
- a CDS encoding glyceraldehyde-3-phosphate dehydrogenase, which translates to MTLNDDSFTNWKNREEIAESMIPIIGKLHRERDVTVLLHSRSLVNKSVVSILKTHRFARQIAGAELSVTETLPFLQTLAELDLGPSQIDIGMLAATYREDDRGLSVAEFTAEAVAGATGANKIERPEGRDVVLYGFGRIGRLVARLLIEKSGSGNGLRLRAIVVRGGGEQDIVKRASLLRRDSIHGQFQGTITVDEANSTIVANGNAIKVIYANDPSEVDYTAYGIKDAILIDNTGKWRDREGLSGHLRPGIDKVVLTAPGKGDVPNIVHGVNHDTIKPDEQILSCASCTTNAIVPPLKAMDDEFGVQRGHVETVHSFTNDQNLLDNYHKADRRGRSAPLNMVITETGAASAVAKALPDLKAPITGSSIRVPVPDVSIAILSLRLGRETTREEVLDHLRDVSLTSPLKRQIDFTTAPDAVSSDFIGSRHASIVDAGATKVDGDNAILYLWYDNEFGYSCQVIRVVQHVSGVEYPTYPAPAV; encoded by the coding sequence GTGACTCTCAACGACGACTCGTTCACCAACTGGAAGAACCGCGAGGAGATCGCGGAGTCGATGATCCCGATCATCGGGAAGCTGCACCGGGAGCGGGACGTGACGGTCCTGCTGCACAGCCGCTCCCTGGTGAACAAGTCGGTGGTCAGCATCCTCAAGACTCACCGGTTCGCCCGGCAGATCGCCGGTGCGGAGCTCTCGGTCACCGAGACGCTGCCGTTCCTGCAGACCCTCGCCGAGCTCGACCTCGGGCCGTCCCAGATCGACATCGGCATGCTCGCCGCGACGTACCGCGAGGACGACCGCGGTCTGTCGGTCGCGGAGTTCACCGCCGAGGCCGTCGCCGGTGCCACGGGCGCCAACAAGATCGAGCGCCCTGAGGGCCGGGACGTCGTCCTCTACGGCTTCGGCCGCATCGGCCGGCTGGTCGCCCGGCTGCTCATCGAGAAGTCCGGCTCGGGCAACGGTCTGCGGCTGCGGGCCATCGTCGTGCGCGGGGGTGGCGAGCAGGACATCGTCAAGCGTGCCTCGCTGCTGCGCCGCGACTCGATCCACGGCCAGTTCCAGGGCACCATCACCGTCGACGAGGCGAACAGCACGATCGTCGCCAACGGCAACGCCATCAAGGTGATCTACGCCAACGACCCGTCCGAGGTCGACTACACGGCGTACGGCATCAAGGACGCCATCCTCATCGACAACACCGGCAAGTGGCGCGACCGCGAGGGCCTGTCCGGGCACCTGCGCCCCGGTATCGACAAGGTCGTGCTGACCGCGCCCGGCAAGGGCGACGTCCCGAACATCGTGCACGGCGTCAACCACGACACCATCAAGCCGGACGAGCAGATCCTGTCCTGCGCGTCCTGCACCACGAACGCGATCGTGCCGCCGCTGAAGGCGATGGACGACGAGTTCGGGGTCCAGCGCGGCCACGTGGAGACGGTTCACTCGTTCACCAACGACCAGAACCTGCTGGACAACTACCACAAGGCCGACCGCCGAGGCCGGTCCGCGCCGCTCAACATGGTCATCACGGAGACCGGTGCCGCCTCGGCCGTCGCCAAGGCGCTGCCCGACCTCAAGGCACCCATCACCGGAAGCTCGATCCGCGTCCCGGTCCCGGATGTCTCGATCGCCATCCTCAGCCTGCGGCTCGGCCGGGAGACCACCCGCGAGGAGGTCCTCGACCACCTCCGCGACGTCTCCCTGACCTCGCCCCTCAAGCGCCAGATCGACTTCACCACGGCCCCCGACGCGGTCTCCAGCGACTTCATCGGCTCGCGCCACGCCTCGATCGTCGACGCCGGCGCGACCAAGGTCGACGGCGACAACGCGATCCTCTACCTGTGGTACGACAACGAGTTCGGCTACTCCTGCCAGGTCATCCGTGTCGTGCAGCACGTCTCCGGCGTGGAGTACCCGACGTACCCGGCCCCGGCGGTCTGA